Proteins co-encoded in one Nematostella vectensis chromosome 15, jaNemVect1.1, whole genome shotgun sequence genomic window:
- the LOC116618319 gene encoding substance-K receptor-like codes for MNQTSNTTAQYNIYHDHESFYNAAIACLTVLGLWAIIGNTISLVVLLKTKSLRRRRSNYLLVNLCIADLLVGIYCLVRVIQLLRNILLGIFPNAAFQVFVTSLDFFSSLSSINFLAALSVERLIAVAFPFYHRGTGKTFYGLLIGTPWVIAVICTVAFSVYEFTPLIPEIFRTLYVIYVFSPLLIMSAAYTVIMIRSRASHIHGHGARERLRDKKLAVTLLIVTLASLATWIPFNCYWVIHNLDFSFFNFTVNIALLFLQYSNSCINIVVYAWRIPEFKQVLFRHKPVVATIVQGTPGKWNAGRCHSALAEPIEMHHIQRGEPNQIDEQLENQDLTDNLVE; via the coding sequence atgaatcaaACAAGCAACACTACAGCACAGTACAACATATATCATGATCACGAAAGTTTTTACAATGCAGCGATCGCGTGCCTGACGGTACTTGGACTTTGGGCGATCATCGGGAACACCATCAGCCTAGTCGTCTTACTCAAAACGAAAAGTCTTCGACGGCGCAGATCAAACTACCTTCTTGTCAATCTGTGCATCGCCGATCTCCTTGTCGGTATCTACTGCTTGGTCAGAGTTATCCAATTACTGAGAAACATACTCTTAGGGATTTTTCCTAACGCCGCCTTTCAGGTATTCGTTACTAGTTTGGATTTTTTCTCAAGTCTTTCATCGATCAATTTTTTGGCCGCTTTATCTGTGGAGCGTCTAATTGCAGTCGCCTTTCCGTTCTATCACCGAGGAACGGGTAAGACATTTTACGGTCTCCTGATCGGGACTCCATGGGTTATCGCCGTTATTTGTACAGTGGCGTTTTCAGTTTACGAATTTACCCCACTAATCCCTGAGATTTTTCGTACATTGTACGTTATCTACGTCTTCTCGCCTCTTCTAATAATGTCAGCTGCCTACACCGTCATCATGATCAGATCCAGGGCGAGTCATATCCACGGACACGGAGCCCGTGAAAGATTGCGTGACAAGAAGCTTGCCGTCACGCTTCTCATTGTCACGCTGGCGTCACTAGCCACATGGATACCCTTTAATTGTTACTGGGTCATACATAACTTAGATTTCTCGTTTTTTAATTTTACTGTAAACATCGCTCTCCTTTTTCTTCAATATTCCAACTCGTGCATTAACATCGTGGTGTACGCCTGGAGGATTCCTGAGTTCAAACAGGTTCTGTTTAGGCATAAACCTGTTGTTGCGACCATCGTGCAAGGTACACCAGGCAAATGGAATGCAGGAAGGTGTCATAGCGCACTAGCAGAGCCAATAGAAATGCACCATATACAGCGGGGAGAGCCTAACCAAATAGACGAGCAATTGGAGAATCAAGATTTGACTGACAATTTGGTGGAATAA